The following are from one region of the Flavimobilis soli genome:
- the cimA gene encoding citramalate synthase: MSFHVYDTTLRDGAQQEGMNLSVTDKLAIAPLLDELGVGFIEGGWPGAVPKDTEFFARARSELTLKNAVLAAFGATRKVGVKVEEDPQVRALLDSQAPVVTLVAKSDVRHVERALRTTAEENLAMIADTVRFLAGEGRRVFVDAEHFFDGYRFDRAASLAAVEAAFDAGAEVVALCDTNGGMLPGWVGDIVAEVRDAVGPDRLLGVHAHNDTGCAVANSLAAVEAGASHVQGTVNGYGERTGNADLITVVANLELKHGRALLAGRGLAEASRIAHAISELTNISPYARQPYVGASAFAHKAGLHASAIKVDPDLYQHIDPRAVGNDMRMLISDMAGRASIELKGRELGFDLAGQGDVLSRVTNRIKDAEANGYTYDAADASFELILREEVTGERPAYFTVESWRSIVERTGSRGSETASEATVKLRAGGERIVSTGEGNGPVNALDQALRQALGRVYPEIEKFELIDFKVRILDQTHGTDAITRVLIETTDGEQSWSTVGVGPNLLEASWEALTDSAIFGLLKAGVSPR, translated from the coding sequence ATGAGCTTCCACGTGTACGACACCACCCTGCGCGACGGCGCGCAGCAGGAAGGCATGAACCTGTCCGTCACGGACAAGCTCGCGATCGCGCCCCTGCTCGACGAGCTGGGCGTCGGCTTCATCGAGGGCGGCTGGCCCGGCGCCGTCCCGAAGGACACGGAGTTCTTCGCGCGCGCGCGCTCGGAGCTCACGCTCAAGAACGCCGTCCTCGCCGCCTTCGGCGCGACGCGCAAGGTCGGCGTCAAGGTCGAGGAGGATCCGCAGGTCCGCGCGCTGCTCGACTCGCAGGCCCCGGTCGTCACCCTCGTCGCCAAGTCCGACGTCCGGCACGTGGAGCGCGCCCTGCGCACCACCGCCGAGGAGAACCTCGCGATGATCGCGGACACGGTCCGCTTCCTCGCGGGCGAGGGACGCCGCGTCTTCGTCGACGCCGAGCACTTCTTCGACGGCTACCGCTTCGATCGAGCAGCGTCGCTCGCAGCCGTCGAGGCCGCCTTCGACGCGGGCGCCGAGGTCGTCGCGCTGTGCGACACGAACGGCGGGATGCTCCCCGGCTGGGTCGGCGACATCGTCGCGGAGGTGCGAGACGCCGTCGGGCCGGACCGGCTGCTCGGCGTGCACGCCCACAACGACACGGGCTGCGCCGTCGCGAACTCCCTCGCGGCCGTCGAGGCGGGCGCGAGCCACGTCCAGGGCACGGTCAACGGCTACGGCGAGCGCACGGGCAACGCCGATCTCATCACGGTCGTCGCGAACCTCGAGCTCAAGCACGGGCGGGCCCTGCTCGCCGGGCGCGGCCTCGCCGAGGCGAGCCGCATCGCGCACGCGATCTCCGAGCTCACGAACATCTCCCCGTACGCGCGCCAGCCGTACGTCGGGGCGAGCGCCTTCGCCCACAAGGCGGGCCTGCATGCGAGCGCGATCAAGGTCGACCCGGACCTCTACCAGCACATCGACCCGCGAGCCGTCGGCAACGACATGCGCATGCTCATCTCCGACATGGCCGGGCGCGCGTCGATCGAGCTCAAGGGGCGTGAGCTCGGCTTCGACCTCGCGGGCCAGGGCGACGTGCTGTCCCGCGTGACCAACCGCATCAAGGACGCCGAGGCGAACGGCTACACGTACGACGCGGCGGACGCGTCGTTCGAGCTCATCCTCCGCGAGGAGGTCACCGGCGAGCGTCCCGCGTACTTCACGGTCGAGTCGTGGCGCTCGATCGTCGAGCGCACCGGCAGCCGCGGCTCCGAGACCGCGTCCGAGGCGACCGTCAAGCTCCGTGCCGGAGGGGAGCGCATCGTCTCGACGGGCGAAGGAAACGGTCCGGTGAACGCGCTCGACCAGGCGCTGCGTCAGGCGCTCGGTCGTGTCTACCCCGAGATCGAGAAGTTCGAGCTGATCGACTTCAAGGTGCGCATCCTGGACCAGACGCACGGCACCGACGCCATCACGCGCGTCCTCATCGAGACGACCGACGGGGAGCAGTCCTGGTCGACCGTCGGCGTCGGCCCGAACCTGCTCGAGGCGTCGTGGGAGGCCCTCACGGACTCGGCGATCTTCGGCCTGCTCAAGGCTGGCGTCAGCCCGCGCTGA
- a CDS encoding lipoate--protein ligase family protein: protein MRGEYKVPGGKLVAVDVETTGEGEAGPARLTHVAISGDFFLEPDTALEDIDAALLGMPVTAGVTQLASAIEGALGDDVTMIGFTAEAVAIAVRRALGHATGWHDHTFEIVHEPAQSPAMHMALDQALAEAVDAGERRPTLRIWEWGAPAVVIGSFQSLKNEVDPEGAEKHGITVVRRISGGGAMFIEPGNTITYSLTVPGSLVEGLSFEQSYAFLDDWVLGALGELGIKATYQPLNDIASPAGKIAGAAQKRLVGGAVLHHVTMAYDIDADKMLEVLRIGREKMSDKGTKSANKRVDPLRSQSGMSRADVIEAFKAHFRSRYDAVDGTVTDAERARAEELVETKFATQEWTARVP, encoded by the coding sequence GTGAGAGGCGAATACAAGGTCCCAGGTGGCAAGCTCGTCGCGGTCGACGTCGAGACGACCGGCGAAGGTGAGGCAGGTCCCGCGCGGCTGACGCACGTCGCGATCTCGGGCGATTTCTTCCTCGAGCCCGACACGGCGCTCGAAGACATCGACGCCGCGCTGCTCGGGATGCCGGTCACCGCCGGCGTGACGCAGCTCGCGAGCGCGATCGAGGGCGCTCTCGGTGACGACGTGACGATGATCGGCTTCACCGCCGAGGCTGTCGCGATCGCCGTGCGTCGCGCGCTGGGCCACGCGACCGGGTGGCACGACCACACGTTCGAGATCGTGCACGAGCCCGCGCAGTCGCCCGCGATGCACATGGCGCTCGACCAGGCTCTCGCGGAGGCGGTCGACGCCGGCGAGCGTCGGCCCACGCTGCGCATCTGGGAGTGGGGCGCCCCGGCCGTCGTGATCGGCTCGTTCCAGTCCCTCAAGAACGAGGTCGACCCGGAGGGCGCGGAGAAGCACGGCATCACGGTCGTCCGCCGGATCTCGGGCGGTGGCGCGATGTTCATCGAGCCCGGCAACACGATCACGTACTCGCTCACCGTCCCGGGCTCTCTCGTCGAGGGCCTGAGCTTCGAGCAGTCGTACGCGTTCCTGGACGACTGGGTGCTCGGAGCGCTCGGCGAGCTCGGTATCAAGGCGACGTACCAGCCGCTCAACGACATCGCGTCGCCCGCAGGCAAGATCGCGGGCGCGGCGCAGAAGCGCCTCGTCGGCGGTGCCGTGCTGCACCACGTGACGATGGCCTATGACATCGACGCGGACAAGATGCTCGAGGTGCTGCGCATCGGCCGCGAGAAGATGAGCGACAAGGGCACGAAGAGCGCGAACAAGCGGGTCGACCCGCTGCGCTCGCAGTCAGGTATGTCGCGCGCCGACGTGATCGAGGCGTTCAAGGCGCACTTCCGGTCGCGCTACGACGCGGTCGACGGAACGGTGACGGACGCTGAGCGCGCCCGCGCCGAGGAGCTCGTCGAGACGAAGTTCGCGACCCAGGAGTGGACCGCGCGCGTTCCGTGA
- a CDS encoding helix-turn-helix transcriptional regulator: MRNDVRALREAEGLSQAALGAELGVSRQTVNSIETGKYDPSLPLAFAIARRFGTTIEEIFHVD; this comes from the coding sequence ATGCGCAACGACGTCCGCGCGCTCCGCGAGGCAGAAGGGCTCTCCCAAGCAGCCCTCGGCGCCGAGCTCGGCGTCTCCCGGCAGACCGTCAACTCGATCGAGACCGGGAAGTACGACCCCTCACTCCCCCTCGCCTTCGCCATCGCCCGTCGCTTCGGCACCACCATCGAGGAGATCTTCCATGTCGACTGA
- a CDS encoding YggS family pyridoxal phosphate-dependent enzyme: MSTEAISAAIAQVTARIEAACTAAGRDPQEVTLVVATKTVPLDRTIDAVRAGAVLLGESRVQDIAAKAGTLTALPERPRVHMIGRLQSNKINALLRAGDVVTCVETVDSHALAEALGSRAAAAGRTIDVLVQVNVSGEETKAGAAPDDAVALATAVAVVPGLRLRGLMTIGLNSPDADRVRAGYALLRELRDALLASRAPGTSQATELSMGMSGDLELAIAEGATIVRVGTAILGARPAGG, translated from the coding sequence ATGAGCACCGAAGCGATCTCCGCCGCGATCGCGCAGGTCACGGCCCGCATCGAGGCAGCGTGCACGGCCGCTGGGCGCGACCCGCAGGAGGTCACCCTCGTCGTCGCGACGAAGACGGTGCCGCTCGACCGGACGATCGACGCGGTCCGCGCCGGCGCCGTGCTCCTGGGCGAGAGCCGGGTCCAGGACATCGCCGCCAAGGCCGGGACGCTCACTGCCCTTCCCGAGCGGCCGCGCGTGCACATGATCGGTCGGCTGCAGTCCAACAAGATCAACGCCCTGCTGCGCGCGGGCGACGTCGTCACGTGCGTCGAGACCGTCGACTCCCACGCGCTCGCGGAGGCGCTCGGGTCCCGCGCCGCGGCGGCAGGGCGCACGATCGACGTCCTCGTGCAGGTCAACGTCTCCGGCGAGGAGACCAAGGCCGGCGCGGCACCCGACGACGCGGTCGCGCTCGCGACGGCCGTCGCCGTCGTGCCGGGGCTACGCCTGCGCGGCCTCATGACGATCGGCCTCAACTCCCCCGACGCAGACCGTGTCCGCGCGGGCTACGCGCTGCTGCGCGAGCTGCGCGACGCCCTGCTCGCGTCCCGCGCCCCCGGCACCTCGCAGGCGACGGAGCTGAGCATGGGCATGAGCGGCGACCTCGAGCTCGCGATCGCCGAGGGCGCGACGATCGTGCGCGTCGGGACGGCGATCCTCGGGGCTCGGCCGGCTGGGGGCTGA
- a CDS encoding DUF2079 domain-containing protein has translation MTQTAARAQGTEGVDEPSARPAAWPAVALAVVALGAYLTLSLARWFRWDTPSWDNAIFEQGIRGWSRPGWPIVDIKGHEFNQLGDHFSPIIALVAPFYRVFPSPVTLLVAQCVLVAISVVPVTVLARRRLGAVPGLALGAAYASSWGVQSAIDVQFHEYAFAAPILAFGLKAALEKRWTPACVWIGLLLLVKEDMGLTVAGFGAVLWLWGERRRAWQMVAIGLGGMALVLGVVIPLFNPHHRYDYWGKLGEDGGETAATAGSLLAGMWRIATHFFVPGQKITTLLLIVAISGLVALRSPLLLMIVPTMVWRYAGSTEFYWGPTWHYSLILMPIVFVAAIDGCERLRASRSRALRGYGRAAPAVMVLVSAALVPSFPFGDLADPKTYEVPEHAAAGQAALDSIPAGASVTTDLGLIVRLATEHRAYWVGTEGNPATDYVAIRTDYGWGADAPTDAAAYAELLYPGHTYETVFDDGGYLVARRTS, from the coding sequence ATGACACAGACGGCAGCGCGCGCCCAGGGCACCGAGGGCGTCGATGAACCGTCCGCGCGCCCCGCCGCGTGGCCAGCGGTCGCGCTCGCGGTCGTCGCGCTCGGCGCCTACCTGACGCTCAGCCTCGCGCGGTGGTTCCGCTGGGACACCCCGAGCTGGGACAACGCGATCTTCGAGCAGGGCATCCGCGGGTGGTCCCGTCCGGGTTGGCCGATCGTCGACATCAAGGGCCACGAGTTCAACCAGCTCGGCGACCACTTCTCGCCGATCATCGCGCTCGTCGCGCCGTTCTACCGGGTGTTCCCGTCGCCTGTGACGCTGCTCGTCGCCCAGTGCGTGCTCGTCGCGATCTCGGTCGTGCCGGTGACGGTGCTCGCGCGCCGTCGGCTCGGGGCCGTGCCCGGGCTGGCCCTCGGTGCCGCCTACGCGTCCTCGTGGGGCGTGCAGTCCGCGATCGACGTGCAGTTCCACGAGTACGCGTTCGCCGCGCCGATCCTCGCGTTCGGCCTCAAGGCCGCGCTCGAGAAGCGGTGGACGCCCGCGTGCGTCTGGATCGGCCTGCTGCTGCTCGTCAAGGAGGACATGGGCCTGACGGTCGCCGGCTTCGGGGCGGTGCTGTGGCTCTGGGGCGAGCGGCGGCGCGCGTGGCAGATGGTCGCGATCGGGCTCGGCGGCATGGCGCTCGTCCTCGGCGTGGTCATCCCGCTGTTCAACCCCCACCACCGCTACGACTACTGGGGCAAGCTCGGCGAGGACGGCGGCGAGACGGCCGCGACGGCGGGCTCGCTCCTCGCGGGCATGTGGCGGATCGCCACGCACTTCTTCGTGCCGGGGCAGAAGATCACGACGCTCCTGCTGATCGTCGCGATCTCGGGACTCGTCGCGCTGCGCTCGCCGCTCCTGCTGATGATCGTGCCCACGATGGTGTGGCGGTACGCCGGCTCGACCGAGTTCTACTGGGGCCCGACCTGGCACTACTCGCTCATCCTCATGCCGATCGTGTTCGTCGCGGCGATCGACGGCTGCGAGCGGTTGCGCGCGTCGCGGTCCCGCGCCCTGCGCGGGTACGGCCGCGCCGCGCCGGCGGTCATGGTGCTCGTGAGCGCCGCGCTCGTGCCCTCCTTCCCGTTCGGCGACCTCGCGGACCCGAAGACCTACGAGGTGCCGGAGCACGCGGCCGCCGGCCAGGCAGCCCTCGACTCGATCCCGGCGGGCGCGTCCGTGACGACGGACCTCGGCCTGATCGTGCGGCTCGCGACCGAGCACCGGGCGTACTGGGTGGGCACGGAGGGCAACCCCGCGACCGACTACGTCGCGATCCGCACCGACTACGGTTGGGGCGCGGACGCGCCGACCGACGCGGCCGCGTACGCCGAGCTGCTGTATCCGGGCCACACGTACGAGACGGTGTTCGACGACGGTGGCTACCTCGTCGCCCGCCGCACCTCCTAG
- a CDS encoding YccF domain-containing protein, which produces MRTILNVVWLVFAGFWLAVGYLVAGVICCLLIVTIPFGIASFRIATYVLWPFGRTVVPKPGVRVGATIGNVIWFVVAGWWLALEHLVTGITLCLTIIGIPMGIACFKLIPVSLVPLGKDIVPTGRAGF; this is translated from the coding sequence GTGCGCACGATCCTCAATGTCGTCTGGCTCGTCTTCGCGGGCTTCTGGCTCGCGGTCGGCTACCTCGTCGCCGGGGTGATCTGCTGCCTGCTGATCGTCACGATCCCGTTCGGCATCGCCTCGTTCCGTATCGCCACCTATGTCCTGTGGCCGTTCGGCCGGACGGTCGTGCCCAAGCCGGGCGTACGTGTGGGCGCGACGATCGGGAACGTGATCTGGTTCGTCGTCGCCGGGTGGTGGCTCGCGCTCGAGCATCTCGTCACCGGCATCACGCTGTGCCTGACGATCATCGGCATCCCGATGGGCATCGCCTGCTTCAAGCTGATCCCCGTGTCGCTCGTCCCGCTCGGCAAGGACATCGTGCCGACGGGCCGCGCCGGGTTCTGA
- the ybaK gene encoding Cys-tRNA(Pro) deacylase, with the protein MAKKSAAARGGTPAIAALEAAGIAHTVHVYEHDPRSDLGYGLEAANAIGVDPARVFKTLLAVADGALVVGVVPVSGQLNLKALAHAVGAKKAVMAEPAAAERATGYVVGGISPLGQRQKLRTVVDESALEHETVLVSGGRRGLDLSLAPGDLVTLTGAAVAPIGQEARR; encoded by the coding sequence ATGGCGAAGAAGTCGGCCGCGGCGCGCGGCGGGACCCCGGCGATCGCGGCCCTCGAGGCGGCGGGGATCGCGCACACGGTGCACGTCTACGAGCACGACCCGCGCAGCGACCTCGGCTACGGGCTCGAGGCGGCGAACGCGATCGGCGTCGACCCTGCGCGGGTCTTCAAGACGCTCCTCGCGGTGGCCGACGGCGCGCTCGTCGTCGGCGTCGTCCCCGTCTCGGGGCAGCTCAACCTCAAGGCGCTCGCGCACGCGGTCGGCGCGAAGAAGGCCGTCATGGCTGAACCCGCTGCGGCAGAGCGCGCGACGGGCTACGTCGTCGGCGGGATCTCCCCGCTCGGGCAGCGGCAGAAGCTGCGCACGGTCGTCGACGAGAGCGCGCTGGAGCACGAGACGGTGCTCGTCTCGGGCGGCCGACGCGGGCTCGACCTCAGCCTCGCGCCCGGCGACCTCGTCACGCTGACGGGCGCCGCCGTGGCGCCGATAGGCCAGGAGGCGCGCCGTTAG
- a CDS encoding GNAT family N-acetyltransferase, with amino-acid sequence MPLPGTPRFPDDVPTLTAGDVTLRVHRAEDAPDAVVQCTDPVSVRWTTVPHPYDLEMAKGWLGQVVPGGWESGSEHAFAIETTHPDGVRRFSGTVSLRDAGPGRGEIAFGAHPDVRGRGVMTTAVDLLMRYAFDTLGLRVLVWYANVGNVGSRRVAWKSGFTFGGTMHAWLDHRGETTDAWVATRHRDDPAGPRGPWDDGSGQSA; translated from the coding sequence ATGCCGCTGCCTGGAACCCCCCGATTCCCCGACGACGTCCCGACCCTCACCGCCGGGGACGTGACGCTCCGCGTGCACCGCGCGGAGGACGCACCGGACGCCGTCGTGCAGTGCACGGACCCCGTCTCGGTCCGGTGGACCACCGTGCCGCACCCGTACGACCTCGAGATGGCGAAGGGCTGGCTCGGGCAGGTCGTCCCGGGCGGTTGGGAGTCGGGGAGCGAGCACGCGTTCGCGATCGAGACGACGCACCCCGACGGCGTGCGCCGCTTCTCCGGCACGGTCTCGCTGCGCGACGCCGGCCCGGGGCGCGGCGAGATCGCGTTCGGCGCGCACCCCGACGTCCGCGGGCGCGGTGTCATGACGACCGCCGTCGACCTGCTGATGCGCTACGCGTTCGACACGCTCGGCCTGCGTGTCCTCGTCTGGTACGCGAACGTCGGCAACGTCGGCTCGCGCCGTGTCGCCTGGAAGAGCGGCTTCACGTTCGGCGGCACGATGCACGCATGGCTCGACCACCGCGGCGAGACGACCGACGCGTGGGTCGCGACGCGGCACCGCGACGACCCGGCCGGGCCACGAGGCCCGTGGGACGACGGCTCGGGCCAGTCGGCCTGA
- a CDS encoding DEAD/DEAH box helicase, producing MSIHTASLTAALPDSTDADDLFEAFEEWTAGRGLALYPAQSEALMELVSGSHVILSTPTGSGKSLVAMGAHFAALAAFRAGTGGRTYYTAPLKALVSEKFFALVDVFGSENVGMMTGDSAVNPEAPIICCTAEILANIALRDGGTRSGQDAISQVVMDEFHFYADPQRGWAWQVPLLELPDTQFLLMSATLGDTSFFVEDIEKRTRRPVALVTGAERPVPLSFEYVVEPLGDVIEELVQTHRAPVYIVHFTQKDAVDRAQALLSMNVATRAERDAIATELGDFRFSSGFGRVLSKFLRAGIGVHHAGMLPKYRRVVERLTQQGLLKVVCGTDTLGVGINVPIRTVLFTSLVKYDGERMRHLTAREFHQIAGRAGRAGFDTVGDVLVMAPEHVIENRKLLAKAGDDPKKLKKIVRKKAPEGSVNWTDKTFERLRDADPEPLTSHFTVNHAMVLNVLARAERDDDGTAAITAMRHLLTANHDAEAAKARHVRQVFRIYRSLRQAGIVEKSRVTGPDGVTRPTVRLTVDLPRDFALNQPLSPFALAAQELLDVDSPTHALDVVSIVEATLSDPRQVLYAQERAARGEAIGALKAEGYEYEERMAMLEEVSWPKPLEDLLVPAFAAYKKGNPWVADQELSPKSVVRDMIERAQTFSEFVSRYQLDRTEGVLLRYLADAYRTLRQTVAAEHRTEEVEELVEWLGEVVHGTDSSLLDEWERLANPVDDDADTLTGDGPLSGTGAEAPARPVTGNVRSFRVLVRNAMFRRVELASREAYSTLGALDAAAGWDADAWADALDPMFEEYGDDAIGITGAARSPKLVEITEQVDGDPRRWAVRQVLDDPDGDRAWHIRAVVDLDASDEAGEVVLQVTEVGTL from the coding sequence ATGAGCATCCACACCGCGAGCCTGACCGCTGCCCTCCCCGACTCGACCGACGCTGACGACCTGTTCGAGGCGTTCGAGGAGTGGACGGCCGGACGAGGGCTCGCGCTGTACCCGGCGCAGTCCGAGGCGCTCATGGAGCTTGTCTCGGGATCGCACGTGATCCTGTCGACGCCGACCGGGTCGGGCAAGTCGCTCGTCGCGATGGGCGCGCACTTCGCGGCCCTCGCCGCGTTCCGCGCGGGCACGGGCGGGCGGACCTACTACACGGCGCCGCTCAAGGCGCTCGTGAGCGAGAAGTTCTTCGCGCTCGTCGACGTGTTCGGCTCCGAGAACGTCGGCATGATGACGGGCGACTCTGCGGTGAACCCGGAGGCGCCGATCATCTGCTGCACGGCGGAGATCCTCGCGAACATCGCGCTGCGCGACGGCGGCACGCGCTCCGGCCAGGACGCGATCTCCCAGGTCGTCATGGACGAGTTCCACTTCTACGCCGACCCGCAGCGCGGCTGGGCGTGGCAGGTGCCGCTCCTCGAGCTGCCCGACACCCAGTTCCTGCTGATGAGCGCGACGCTCGGTGACACGTCGTTCTTCGTCGAGGACATCGAGAAGCGCACGCGTCGTCCGGTCGCGCTCGTCACGGGTGCCGAGCGTCCCGTGCCGCTCAGCTTCGAGTACGTCGTCGAGCCGCTCGGCGACGTCATCGAGGAGCTCGTGCAGACCCACCGCGCGCCCGTCTACATCGTGCACTTCACGCAGAAGGACGCCGTCGACCGAGCGCAGGCCCTGCTCTCCATGAATGTCGCGACGCGCGCGGAGCGCGACGCGATCGCCACGGAGCTCGGAGACTTCCGGTTCTCGTCCGGCTTCGGCCGGGTGCTCAGCAAGTTCTTGCGTGCCGGCATCGGCGTGCACCACGCGGGAATGCTGCCGAAGTACCGCCGCGTCGTCGAGCGCCTCACGCAGCAGGGCCTGCTCAAGGTCGTGTGCGGGACGGACACGCTCGGCGTCGGCATCAACGTGCCGATCCGCACCGTGCTTTTCACCTCCCTCGTGAAGTACGACGGCGAGCGCATGCGCCACCTCACGGCGCGCGAGTTCCACCAGATCGCCGGGCGTGCCGGGCGTGCCGGCTTCGACACCGTCGGCGACGTGCTGGTCATGGCGCCCGAGCACGTCATCGAGAACCGCAAGCTGCTCGCCAAGGCGGGCGACGACCCGAAGAAGCTCAAGAAGATCGTCCGCAAGAAGGCCCCGGAAGGGTCGGTCAACTGGACCGACAAGACGTTCGAGCGCTTGCGCGACGCCGATCCGGAGCCGCTCACGAGCCACTTCACGGTCAACCACGCGATGGTCCTCAACGTGCTGGCCCGCGCCGAGCGGGACGACGACGGGACCGCCGCGATCACGGCGATGCGCCACCTGCTCACCGCCAACCACGACGCGGAGGCAGCGAAGGCGCGGCACGTGCGCCAGGTGTTCCGCATCTACCGTTCCCTGCGGCAGGCGGGCATCGTCGAGAAGTCCCGCGTGACGGGGCCCGATGGCGTCACGCGCCCGACGGTGCGCCTCACGGTCGACCTGCCGCGGGACTTTGCGCTCAACCAGCCGCTGTCTCCGTTCGCGCTCGCCGCTCAGGAGCTGCTCGACGTCGACTCCCCGACTCACGCGCTCGACGTCGTCTCGATCGTCGAGGCGACGCTCTCGGACCCGCGGCAGGTACTGTACGCGCAGGAGCGGGCGGCCCGGGGCGAGGCGATCGGCGCGCTCAAGGCAGAGGGCTACGAGTACGAGGAGCGGATGGCGATGCTCGAGGAGGTCTCGTGGCCCAAGCCGCTCGAGGACCTGCTCGTGCCCGCGTTCGCGGCGTACAAGAAGGGCAACCCGTGGGTCGCGGACCAGGAGCTGAGCCCGAAGTCGGTCGTGCGGGACATGATCGAGCGGGCGCAGACGTTCTCGGAGTTCGTGTCGCGCTACCAGCTGGACCGCACCGAGGGCGTGCTCCTGCGCTACCTCGCTGACGCGTACCGCACGCTGCGGCAGACGGTCGCCGCCGAGCACCGCACCGAGGAGGTCGAGGAGCTCGTCGAGTGGCTCGGCGAGGTCGTGCACGGCACGGACTCGAGCCTGCTCGACGAGTGGGAGCGGCTCGCCAACCCGGTCGACGACGACGCGGACACGCTCACCGGCGATGGCCCCCTCTCGGGCACCGGCGCGGAGGCGCCCGCGCGTCCCGTCACGGGCAACGTCCGCTCGTTCCGCGTGCTCGTCCGCAACGCCATGTTCCGCCGCGTCGAGCTGGCGTCGCGCGAGGCGTACTCGACGCTCGGCGCGCTCGACGCCGCAGCCGGCTGGGACGCCGACGCGTGGGCGGACGCGCTCGACCCGATGTTCGAGGAGTACGGCGACGACGCGATCGGCATCACCGGCGCGGCACGGTCGCCGAAGCTCGTGGAGATCACCGAGCAGGTCGACGGAGACCCGCGCCGCTGGGCTGTCCGGCAGGTCCTCGACGACCCGGACGGCGACCGGGCGTGGCACATCCGCGCCGTCGTCGACCTCGACGCGTCGGACGAAGCCGGTGAGGTCGTGCTCCAGGTGACCGAGGTGGGCACGCTCTGA